From the Desulfosarcina sp. BuS5 genome, one window contains:
- the porA gene encoding hypothetical protein, whose protein sequence is MKQVLEGSQAVAEAVRLARVKVISAYPITPQTHIVEFLSDICATGRLKAKYIHVESEHSAMAALIGAAAAGVRTFTASSSQGLALMHELLHWTAGARLPVVMAEVNRALGAPWNVWTEQTDSLAQRDTGWIQLYCENSQEALDTTIQAFYLAELVNLPVMIVLDAFYLSHTYEPVDLPDQDQVDQFLPGFTPKFQMDTKNPCAFNQLSPPNVLMEMRYNMQLAMEHTIKNFPDMEDKFFEIFGRRYGAVEPVMCDDADIILVTSGTVTSTSRNIIQKLRDQGEKVGLLKIKMFRPFPVEEIRRILGRADKVAVVDRNFSFGASGIFAQEIRAAISGMPGCPAVFGYIAGLGGRDITFDTLQEIYRLTKKDEKPKLDSHWMELREVDYEIECC, encoded by the coding sequence ATGAAGCAGGTTCTGGAAGGAAGTCAGGCGGTGGCGGAAGCTGTCAGGCTGGCCAGAGTCAAAGTAATATCCGCCTATCCTATAACTCCGCAAACACATATAGTGGAATTTTTATCCGATATTTGTGCCACCGGCAGACTTAAGGCTAAATATATTCATGTTGAGAGTGAACATTCCGCCATGGCAGCTTTAATCGGCGCTGCAGCAGCAGGAGTGCGTACCTTTACAGCCTCATCATCCCAGGGTCTTGCCTTGATGCACGAACTGCTCCACTGGACTGCCGGAGCAAGGCTTCCGGTAGTTATGGCGGAAGTAAATCGCGCCCTGGGGGCTCCCTGGAATGTATGGACTGAACAGACAGACAGCCTCGCCCAGAGAGATACTGGATGGATACAGCTATACTGTGAAAATAGCCAGGAAGCCCTGGACACTACAATTCAGGCATTTTATCTGGCGGAATTGGTAAATCTGCCGGTTATGATTGTTCTGGATGCCTTTTATCTTTCTCATACATATGAACCTGTCGATCTGCCTGATCAGGACCAGGTGGATCAATTTCTTCCCGGTTTTACCCCCAAGTTTCAGATGGATACCAAAAATCCCTGCGCCTTTAATCAACTCTCTCCTCCGAATGTTTTGATGGAAATGCGCTATAATATGCAACTGGCAATGGAGCATACCATAAAAAATTTTCCTGATATGGAGGATAAATTTTTTGAAATATTCGGACGACGTTACGGCGCTGTTGAACCTGTTATGTGTGATGATGCAGATATAATACTTGTAACTTCCGGAACCGTCACAAGTACATCCAGAAATATTATACAAAAATTGCGCGACCAAGGAGAAAAGGTCGGCCTGCTGAAGATTAAAATGTTCAGACCTTTTCCGGTTGAGGAGATACGACGGATTTTAGGCCGGGCAGATAAAGTAGCTGTTGTTGACCGTAATTTTTCCTTCGGAGCAAGCGGGATATTTGCACAGGAAATACGCGCGGCCATAAGCGGAATGCCCGGATGCCCTGCTGTTTTCGGATATATCGCCGGTCTTGGAGGCAGAGATATTACATTCGATACGTTACAAGAGATTTACAGGTTAACTAAAAAAGATGAAAAGCCTAAGCTTGACAGCCACTGGATGGAACTACGGGAGGTGGATTATGAAATTGAATGTTGCTGA